In the Luteolibacter rhizosphaerae genome, TAACTGAGACTTTGAAAGGCGCGCTCTCTGAGAGGGGGAGCGCGCTTTTTGTGGGGGTAAGCGTTAATAGTGCGACTAAGGATCGTCCGGCCCAACAGAGCTCAATCAACTTTCCGACTCTTCTCCCTCGAAGGTGTTAGGCATTTGCTGAAACCGCCAGAGCTTGAGGACTTGCCCTTGGTAACTATCGGGTATTAGAACTCCAAATTCTTTCACGTCACTCTTGGGAGCCAGTGATGTTACCCCTTCCTTTTCGGAGGTAGAATACAAATACTGATTGCTCACAATTTGGCTCATCGAGCCGACAAGTTCGAAACCCTGTCCCTCACTAATAATCTCTGGCTGAACGATAAAGTCAAAGTGATCCACAAGACCTCCGCTCACGGCAACCGGAGTCTTTACGTCTCCCCATTTCCCAAAGAAGATCAGAAGCGCCGCGATCTTTATCTCTAGCTGATTGGTAATCTCTTTGCCTCCTACATGCAATGTAACGCGCCCTATGGTAAAAGGGGCGAGACCATGAAGGTCAATAGAACGCGGCTTTGTTAGATCAGCGTGCAATCGCATTACTAATGGCACCTCCGTCCCAACGTGGACGTCGCCGAGTAGCCCCATTTCGTTGATCTTCATTGCCTCCATTATCGACAATCGAAATTTTCTCCCCTCGAGCGAGAGTCGACTTGGGTCGATCAAAGTCCAACAGTTCCATCCAACCCAGTAAACCGCGATTTTTAAGGGGATTCCCACAGTTGAAGAGTAGTTGGCAAGTCGCTCCAAGTACTTTTCTCCTATCACGAAACAGTCATCTATGGACGAGGCCCTGAAATTCTTAACCTCAACAAGTATCTGTGATCCTTTCTTCGTTTGAATTCTGAAATCGGGTCGGGTCAGGAGTCCGCTGCTGTCAAAGAAGATGCCTTGATCTTCTTCAGTGATCACAGCTACCTCACCTAATGCAGCGATAACGTAAGCAAACATATGCTGCGCGCGAAAGCCATAAAGGCGTATCGAACTGTCGGTCTGTCTTCTGACGAGCTCCGATAGCCTAGCAGAAAAATCAGCCCGATTGACTGCGTGCTTAATGGGAAGCCCCATCTCTCTGGCAATCTGGTCAGCCAGCCTGAGCAACGACGCATTCAGGTCGCTTATGTCGCGCGGATGCATTGGTGATTATGATCGTCGAGCCTCGGCGCTCAGCAAGGCTCTAACACCATTCGCGTCACACGATCGAAGCAACGCGCTTCTTGTCAGGCGTAGGGAATGAGTTGTGATGCGCACCGTCTAGTTCCCGCCCAGCTGCCTTCTTATTTCGGCCGCCCCATTGTTTGAAGAAGAATGCCACATCATGTCGCGCACACTGATCACGGATCTCAGTCGCCCATTCTGGTTTCATCGGTCGTGGTCGGGCTCCGCTTTCACCGCCTACAATCACCCAATCGATTCCATCCAGATTCAATCGGGAAAGCGGCCCAATCAACGGCTCGCAAGAGAGAAATCGAACGGCAGCTGGAATGCCGCGCAAATCGTCAATACGGTGAGTGACTCGTTCGTCCTCCACGCTCACACCAATCCAAATGTTTTGGCTCCAAGTTAAATCGCTCCAAACCTTCGCCAACCGGTCGGCACGCTTGGTCAGAACTTGGAAAACCAGATGAGGATTTGCGTTCATCACACCAAAAACCCGCTGAATGAATTCGAGGCTCACATCCTTGTGGAAAAGATCGCTCATTGAATTCACGAAAACCATCGCGGGCTTACGCCAACTAAAAGGAATGGCGAGGGCTGCTTCGTGCTCGCGGATCTTGAACCCGTCCCGGTATTTTTCCACCCCCATCGCTTGGAGCCTTCGAGACATGATCTCAGCATAGCAAAACTTACAGCCCGACGAAATTTTGTCGCAGCCGGTTGTGGGATTCCACGTGAGTTCAGTCCACTCGATCGAGCTTGA is a window encoding:
- a CDS encoding DUF5131 family protein, producing MASSSIEWTELTWNPTTGCDKISSGCKFCYAEIMSRRLQAMGVEKYRDGFKIREHEAALAIPFSWRKPAMVFVNSMSDLFHKDVSLEFIQRVFGVMNANPHLVFQVLTKRADRLAKVWSDLTWSQNIWIGVSVEDERVTHRIDDLRGIPAAVRFLSCEPLIGPLSRLNLDGIDWVIVGGESGARPRPMKPEWATEIRDQCARHDVAFFFKQWGGRNKKAAGRELDGAHHNSFPTPDKKRVASIV